CGTTCCTCCCACACCTGAACGGCGGTGTGGTGCTCGTCCTTGCGATCGGCGTCCTCGCACTGTTGTTCTTCGTGGACAGCTACCTCAGTAATGAACGCACCGTGTGAACGTGCGGTTCCACTAACGGATTTCGGCAGATACCGACTGAATCGACTGACATCGACTGATACCGACTCACTCGGTCAGTTCCAGGATCGTCTCCCGCATTTCGTCGGGTGAATCAACCACGACATCCGCAGGCGAGCGATCGATATCGCCGTGGGCGTCGATCCTGTAGGCGATGACGACCGTCTCGGCACGGGCGGCCGCCTCGATGCCGTTCGCCGAGTCCTCGACGACGACACACGCCTCCGGCGGGACGCCGATCTCGTCCGCGGCGTACTCGAACACGTCGGGCTCCGGTTTGCTCGCCGCCTCGATATCGTCGGCGCTCACGATTTCGTCGAACGAGTCCTCGAGATCGAATCGATCGGTGACCCAGCCGATCCACTCGTGAGGAGAGGAAGAGACGATCGCCGTCTCGATACCTCGCTCATCGAGTTCAGCGAGCAGGTCGTGCAGGCCGTCCAGAAGATCGACCCGCTCCGTGTAGAGTTCCTCGGCTGCCTCAGTGAACCGGTCGATGTACGCCTCGCGCGAGATTGCCGTACCGTACTCGTCGTCGAGATAGTCGTAGATCTCGCGGTAGTTCATCCCGGTGACCTCGGCGACGTCGACGTCCTCGTCCGGGACCGCGGCGGGGAGGATTTCCTCGCGCTCGAACTCGACCCAGTAGTCCTCGCTGTTGACGATGACGCCGTCCATATCGAACAGCACCGCATCGGCGCGCTCGCCGTCCGCGATCAGCTTGTCGGTCTGTCCCGTCACATC
The DNA window shown above is from Natrialba magadii ATCC 43099 and carries:
- a CDS encoding HAD family hydrolase, with the protein product MDDVTDVTGQTDKLIADGERADAVLFDMDGVIVNSEDYWVEFEREEILPAAVPDEDVDVAEVTGMNYREIYDYLDDEYGTAISREAYIDRFTEAAEELYTERVDLLDGLHDLLAELDERGIETAIVSSSPHEWIGWVTDRFDLEDSFDEIVSADDIEAASKPEPDVFEYAADEIGVPPEACVVVEDSANGIEAAARAETVVIAYRIDAHGDIDRSPADVVVDSPDEMRETILELTE